The sequence GCGCCTCCAACGATGCCCCAGTACCAGATGCAGGCGAAGCTCAGCACGACGGTCACCGCCGCATCGATACTCGCGACCACGATCAGCAGGCGAGTGCGGCTGTGCAGGAGAAATATCTGATCACCGAAATGAGCACGCAGGTTGCGGATGGCACCGGCCAGTACGGACAGCGGTAAAATGGAAAGGGTCACCGGCTGGAAGGGCGCAGCGATCAGCAGATGGACGATCTCGGTTCGCAGCATGAAAATTCCGACGATGCTTGGCGCGAGAATGGCGACCAGAAGTGCGCTGTTGTCGGCAAGCTGTCGCATCGCGGCAGCGTTGCCGCCGTCCTCCATGCGTTTGACAGCGATCGGGAAAGCAGCCGCGGTGACCAGCATCGCCGCAACAGCGGCAGCTCGCTGGCCGAGGCCGTAGCCGACGGCGAACAGGCCGGCCGCGGCGATGCCCAGTATGTCGTTGACGATGAAACGCGAGGCATTGAGGCCGACCCAGCCGAGCGCGCCGCCGATGATGATCGGGATGCCATAATGCAGAGCGTGATTGATGATGGCGCGGTCGATCGGCCACAGGCGCCAGCCATGAGCGATGCGCGGCAGCACGACGAGCGTAGCGAACAATTGTGCAGCCGCATAGCCAGCCAAGGGCCACTCAGGGCTCTGACCGAGAATCTTGATCATGATCAGGCCGATGATGAAGCCAATCGCGGGGCCTGCGACCTGCTGGATCGAGTAGATGCCGATCTGCTGCTGCACGCGGGCACGTTCGCCAATATAGAGGTTAAGCGAGCGGGTCATGACGTAGGCGACGGTCGCAGCGAGCAGCCCGGTATTAGCATCTGGCGCAATCACCAGAAGAAGAATGCCGATGATGGCGAGGCTTTGGACGACGACAGAGATGAACAGGATCGCATTTTCCGTCCGATAAAATCGCTTGGCGTCGTCGCCGTTCTGGAATCGGCCGAAGAAACGCAGCACGTATTGTGACCACCAGGCAAGAAAGCCGATTTGTAAGAGTTCGTGCGTGGCGGTTACGAGCGTGATAACGCCGAACGTGTGTTCGCTGACGACATGGGTCCAGACGATCATGGCGATCAACTGGAACAGCGGGCCGACGACCTGAGCCGGCATGTAGAGAAGGGTGTGGCGCAACAACATGATCAGGCTCCCAGCCGGCGCGAAAGACTGGAAGGTGCGATCCGCCGTACAGCCAACAAGGCTACAATGCTGGCGACAGCGGTCACCGAATAGGTGATTGCAAATTCAGCCACAGCGCCGGATGCATGCAAAGACGCGTGGTCACGGAGCATCATGACAGCAAAGATATGCCAAAGGTAGATGAAATAGCTGCCGGATCCGATGGTGGCCAGGAATGGTAGCTGTGGATGAAGG is a genomic window of Bradyrhizobium sp. G127 containing:
- a CDS encoding lipopolysaccharide biosynthesis protein; protein product: MLLRHTLLYMPAQVVGPLFQLIAMIVWTHVVSEHTFGVITLVTATHELLQIGFLAWWSQYVLRFFGRFQNGDDAKRFYRTENAILFISVVVQSLAIIGILLLVIAPDANTGLLAATVAYVMTRSLNLYIGERARVQQQIGIYSIQQVAGPAIGFIIGLIMIKILGQSPEWPLAGYAAAQLFATLVVLPRIAHGWRLWPIDRAIINHALHYGIPIIIGGALGWVGLNASRFIVNDILGIAAAGLFAVGYGLGQRAAAVAAMLVTAAAFPIAVKRMEDGGNAAAMRQLADNSALLVAILAPSIVGIFMLRTEIVHLLIAAPFQPVTLSILPLSVLAGAIRNLRAHFGDQIFLLHSRTRLLIVVASIDAAVTVVLSFACIWYWGIVGGAVATVIAASAAAIASFTIGFSRFGLTLPLSHLIRITIATIAMGVLLNALPDAANFVALVAHIAAGAAIYMTTLAVLYVPSIFRLRRARLQQSG